The Drosophila sechellia strain sech25 chromosome 2L, ASM438219v1, whole genome shotgun sequence region TTATAATACCATGACATGGACAGGCAAACGTGGCAagtgaaaatattaattttcgcATAGCAACTTCACATAAACCTGGCTTTTGCATAGTTCTATGCTAACATTTTTGACGACAAAAAAAGTAATCTTCAGCTGAACACCTTTGGGTTCGTCTGGATTCAAAGGGTCTATGGAATATATCTAAATTGAATTTTGACAAATAGATTTTTTCATAAAACCCACCAGCATTCGCGGTCGCCTATGCTCCTTTTTTACGCTTACCATGAACACGGGCATAATGGTGGGCTTCGTGGTGTCCTCGCACATCGCCTATCACGTGATACCCTGTGCCGTCGTGGGACTGCCCGTGCTGTACGTGTTCCTGGCAACGCGATACCCGGAGCCACCGCAGCAGTTAATCAGGTGGAAGCGCGAGGAGGAGGCCGAGAAGTCACTGAGGTACTATCGCCGTTGCGACGGACCCAATGTTTCCAAGGAGGAGGAGCGAGCTTTTCAGAAGCAGTTGGACGAGATGCGGCTGGCCATCAAGCAGCAGAACAAGGACTCTGACGACAACGGCCTCTCAATTTCCGATTTACGTAAGAGGTTTTCCGAACACACTCGAAAGCATACTTAGATCCACATCCTTGCAGTCACCAAGCGCTCCTTGAAAGCCCTGGCCACGGGATTAGTTTTGATGGTAGCCAACATCTTCACGGGCACCTTCGCCTTCAATAACTACATGTCCAACATCTTTGATGTCGTGCACACTCAGTTGGATCCTAATACGAACACCATTATTATTGGAGCGGTGCAGATCCTGGGAACACTGGCCAGCATATATTTGGTGGATCGTTATGGGCGCAAGATCCTGCTGATAGTGTCCTGTGCAGGCAGTGGCATCGGAACGTCCGCCTTTGGACTGTACGCCTTCTATGTGGAGGAGCAGAAGGCGGACCTGTCGGCCTTCTCCGCCTGGCTGCCCGTCACCCTGATGGCCTTCATCATCTTCATTGCCAACGTGGGCGTTATCTCGGTGTCGATGGTGGTTTTGGTGGAGATCCTGCCGCAGAAAATCCGCGCGGTGGCCACCAGCTTCTGTCTGGGCTGCCTTAGTTTCTTCGCCTTCGCCTCGCTGAAGACCTTCCCGCTGATGATGTTCCACCTGGGCCTGGCGGCCACCATGTGGTTCTGTGGCGCCGTTAGCGTCACTTGCCTCTTCTACGTGGTGGTCTGCCTAGAGGAGACCAAGGGTCGCTCCATGTATGACTAATTCCGCGCGGAATAAAGTGCAGATAGTATGTATGTGGATTGCGTTTTTGTCTGGACTGGGAGGGTATTAAACCAAAACAAAGCACGGGTTGGAAACAGAAGCCGCGGGAGAAGCACCCAATAAAGTAGCGGAGCAGACAGGGCTTGATTTATGACCCCCACACTAGCCACCTGTCAACAGGCTCGTTGGCGCTTTTATTCATCAGCACTCgacataatcccctccagcgTCGGATGAGTGGAACATGTGCAAGTGCTATGGAAATCTTTGGAATTTTAAAAGCTCTTCCATCAACAAGACCAAAACTTTGAATGGCGGTtaagatatttatttaattttcgtcGTATCCTTTAAACAAGCATCCCATCAATTAAGGAGCTTAACTCGAAGAGAAAACATAGTTCTCAGTAAGCTCAAACTTAATTTAGTCCATGTGCTGCAATTCTTAATAAAGGCATTCCTGTTTTTAAGTTTGTGCGAGTTTAAGTGAACTCGATGTATTTTAGTCCACTTTTTTTCCAAATTTCAGATCCAAGTTATCTTGGAGTAGGTCGTTGCTTTCCAACATTAAGAAGAGTCATAAATATCAAGAAGCTTCTGAATCACCACGATTGCGATTGTCTACCGATGGGATCAGCGATAGCAGTTGATTCGTTATTTATGATTGTAGAAACGAAGGGGGAAAGAATTCATAGATATTCCGGAATGGGATCAAAGTATGTATTTAAGTTCTATCAACATAAATCTATAATTGGTgaattgttaaatattttccatttataCGAATCGAATAATTTTAGAAATAGGTTTCTTTGAAAAGACCATGAATAAAATACcttaaaaatttatgaaatttaagCTTTAACTCTTTTTAAATTAGCACAGTTTTAACACCCCTAACATTTTTACAAAAGTCCAGCATATATTGTGAAATGTATGCATTCGAGAAAATCGATATTAGTTGAAAACCATCTGGAAATGGAAGCAGCGGTCAACTTGTAAACTTTTCCAATTGTCCGGTCCCTTAAATGTCACTTGTCCAGCGAAAAGGGGTTTACATATCGCTGTTTATGGGCAAAATGGTTATTGATAAGGAAGTGGGTGCACGTGCTCCCTTAACGTCCAATCACCTGAAAAGGTATCGCTTTTTGCTGTTTAGTAAACAACCTTTTCTAAGTGCCGTCGACTATTTTCAGCATTATTCTTACTTTTCAGCTGCTATTTTGCTTAGAACTAGAGGCAGTTACTGGTGAAACATTTGGCCGGCGGAAAAACTCTGTATAATTAGTTTGGTTTCGCATTGTGGGTATAATTATAACGCAATTTCAAGTAGTTCTTGCCGTTCTAAAAAGTTAATTTCAACGAAAAAATTTAATGTATACGACCCTAATTTGGATCCATTTGTTTAGCTCCATCACCCCACCTGTGCACTTTCC contains the following coding sequences:
- the LOC6613226 gene encoding facilitated trehalose transporter Tret1, producing the protein MLISIFKSGIFQWQYRRQLLVSLSATLITFCHGIALGWLSPMLPKLLSPQETPLSFYIDVNEASWLGAVISIGGISGNFSFSYLMNRFGRKVSIYALAVPHTCIWFLFYFAQSIEWLYVARVCAGLTGGGMFVVLPIFIGEIADNSIRGRLCSFFTLTMNTGIMVGFVVSSHIAYHVIPCAVVGLPVLYVFLATRYPEPPQQLIRWKREEEAEKSLRYYRRCDGPNVSKEEERAFQKQLDEMRLAIKQQNKDSDDNGLSISDLLTKRSLKALATGLVLMVANIFTGTFAFNNYMSNIFDVVHTQLDPNTNTIIIGAVQILGTLASIYLVDRYGRKILLIVSCAGSGIGTSAFGLYAFYVEEQKADLSAFSAWLPVTLMAFIIFIANVGVISVSMVVLVEILPQKIRAVATSFCLGCLSFFAFASLKTFPLMMFHLGLAATMWFCGAVSVTCLFYVVVCLEETKGRSMYD